In Rahnella sikkimica, the following are encoded in one genomic region:
- the flhB gene encoding flagellar biosynthesis protein FlhB: MAEDSDLEKTEAPTNHRLEKAREEGQIPRSRELTSMLMLGGGFTLLWVSGESIARQLGVMISQGLKFDHGMVSDDRQILQQIASLLSRAVWALLPVIGGLILIALAAPLLLGGLMFSGKSFAPKFSRMDPIAGFKRLFSGQVLAELLKAILKALLVGSVAGLYIWHKWPDMMRLMAQPTIPALGEALNMVAFCALMVVLGLTPMVAFDVFWQIWSNLKKLRMSKQDIRDEHKSQEGDPHVKGRIRQQQRAMARRRMMTDVPKADVIVTNPTHYAVALQYSENKMSAPKVLAKGAGDVALRIKALGAEHKIPMLEAPPLARALYRHSEIGQQIPTALYAAVAEVLAWVYQLKRWKREGGLIPKKPQHLPVPDGLDFAGESDTHG; encoded by the coding sequence GTGGCTGAAGACAGCGATCTCGAAAAAACAGAAGCCCCCACAAACCACAGGCTGGAAAAAGCTCGTGAAGAAGGGCAAATCCCGCGTTCGCGCGAACTGACCTCGATGCTGATGCTCGGGGGCGGTTTCACGCTGCTGTGGGTTTCCGGTGAATCCATCGCGCGGCAGCTCGGTGTGATGATTTCGCAGGGGCTGAAGTTTGACCACGGCATGGTCAGTGATGACCGTCAGATTTTGCAACAAATCGCCTCACTGCTGAGCCGCGCGGTCTGGGCGTTATTGCCGGTGATCGGCGGCCTGATACTGATTGCGCTGGCCGCGCCGCTGTTACTCGGCGGCCTGATGTTCAGCGGAAAGTCTTTTGCGCCGAAATTCAGCCGGATGGATCCGATTGCCGGATTCAAGCGTTTGTTTTCCGGGCAGGTACTGGCTGAACTGCTCAAGGCTATTTTGAAAGCGCTGCTGGTGGGCTCGGTGGCCGGGTTATATATCTGGCATAAATGGCCGGACATGATGCGGCTGATGGCGCAACCTACCATTCCTGCACTGGGTGAAGCGCTGAATATGGTGGCGTTCTGCGCGCTGATGGTGGTTCTCGGGCTGACGCCGATGGTGGCGTTCGACGTGTTCTGGCAAATCTGGAGCAACCTGAAAAAACTGCGCATGAGTAAGCAGGACATCCGCGACGAACATAAAAGCCAGGAGGGCGATCCGCATGTCAAAGGCCGCATCCGCCAGCAACAGCGCGCGATGGCACGCCGCCGTATGATGACCGACGTGCCTAAAGCCGACGTGATTGTGACCAACCCGACGCACTACGCCGTCGCGTTGCAGTACAGCGAAAACAAAATGAGCGCACCAAAAGTGCTGGCGAAAGGGGCGGGCGATGTGGCGCTGCGCATCAAAGCGCTGGGTGCCGAACACAAAATTCCGATGCTGGAAGCGCCGCCTCTGGCGCGTGCGCTCTACCGGCACAGTGAAATTGGTCAGCAAATCCCGACCGCGCTTTACGCTGCGGTTGCCGAAGTTCTGGCCTGGGTTTATCAGCTTAAACGCTGGAAGCGCGAAGGCGGACTGATCCCGAAAAAACCTCAACATTTACCAGTCCCTGACGGTCTGGATTTTGCAGGAGAAAGTGATACCCATGGCTAA
- a CDS encoding flagellar protein FlhE: protein MLRAALLLLSLISLPAVAASGSWSDTQRGVTLQNRGVMMSSPPLAAADSAPVRQKSSATITTVSWKYELLGARPAGLQVQLCNSVNHCVGLDADSGVTKSFYGQTAISPMRFVYFVAGGGAMNTPLRVMGNQVIVNYR from the coding sequence ATGCTTCGCGCCGCGTTGCTCCTCCTCAGCCTGATAAGCCTGCCTGCGGTTGCCGCGTCGGGTTCCTGGTCGGACACTCAGCGTGGCGTCACACTGCAAAACCGTGGCGTGATGATGTCGTCACCGCCGCTGGCTGCCGCTGATTCCGCGCCGGTCCGGCAGAAAAGTTCTGCGACGATCACCACGGTCAGCTGGAAATATGAATTGCTCGGCGCAAGACCGGCGGGGTTACAGGTTCAGTTATGTAATTCCGTCAATCACTGCGTGGGGCTGGATGCGGACAGCGGTGTAACGAAATCGTTTTATGGCCAGACGGCCATCTCGCCGATGCGGTTTGTGTATTTCGTCGCGGGCGGCGGGGCGATGAATACGCCGTTACGGGTGATGGGGAATCAGGTGATAGTGAATTACCGGT
- a CDS encoding fimbria/pilus outer membrane usher protein: protein MNKKPKNKTSTGFKRSRIAWLVSCQFAMLMGGAGMASAAEYFNPALLEIDNPAQGKADLSVFEEGDLQPPGTYRVDIYLNGSMVDTKDVVFSLVTNSSGKKSLQPCLSTEMLKEMGVKTGMYPGIAASDACANFTGEIPQSAATLRFDQQRLDLSIPQASLNSQARGYVSPDKWDSGIPALLMNYSFSGANTEARDNDTRNSNTYYLNLRSGANLGAWRLRNYSTWNRDSKGTDHWDSINTYLQRDIQVLKSQLTLGDSNSPTEVFDTVPFRGLQLATDDDMLPDSMKGYSPVVRGIARSNAQVTIRQNGYVIYQSYVPAGAFAISDLYPTAGSGDLNVTIKEADGSEQNLVVPFASVPVLQREGHLKYSFTSGQYRSYSSDVEKTPFTQGTAIYGLSHGATVYGGLQAASKYQSLAAGLGQNLGAIGALSADITQAWTKQEDNPKDSGQSYRVRYGKSFVESGTNFSLASYRYSTQGFYTLKEALESYSGGNGYYSDHKKSRAELTLSQNLWEKAGAMSLSLVKEEYWNNNRSTESASVGYNNTWKGVSYGLNYTYNRNGTDSNGNRTYYTDQIVAINISVPLSQWLAGSYATYNLNTSKNGNTTQNVGLSGTALADNNLNYSINQGYGSQGQGSNGYASADYKGGYGEVNAGYGYDNSQRRMDYGLQGGILVHENGVTLSQPLSETIVLVKAPGADDVSIASNTGVKTDWRGYAVVPYATAYRRNQISLDTSTLPDNVDMTLTSTAVIPTRGAVVRADFDPNVGQRVLMTLTRADGQPVPFGAMATNTSGKNGNSSIVGDSGQVYLSGMADAGKLDVKWGNGASQTCQVNYSLSEQSAGSGIQMVNGACR from the coding sequence ATGAACAAAAAACCGAAGAATAAGACTTCGACCGGCTTTAAACGCTCCCGGATTGCCTGGCTGGTTTCCTGTCAGTTCGCGATGTTAATGGGCGGTGCAGGCATGGCCAGTGCGGCGGAATATTTCAACCCGGCATTACTGGAAATTGATAATCCTGCACAAGGGAAAGCCGATCTTTCTGTTTTTGAAGAAGGGGACTTGCAGCCACCGGGCACGTACCGTGTTGATATTTATCTTAATGGTTCGATGGTCGATACCAAAGACGTCGTATTTTCACTCGTCACAAACAGCTCGGGCAAAAAGAGCCTTCAGCCTTGTCTGAGCACCGAAATGCTCAAAGAGATGGGCGTCAAAACGGGGATGTATCCGGGCATTGCTGCCAGCGATGCGTGCGCCAACTTTACCGGCGAAATCCCACAGTCTGCTGCGACGCTGCGTTTTGATCAGCAACGGCTGGATCTGAGCATTCCTCAGGCTTCCCTGAATTCTCAGGCGCGCGGCTACGTGTCTCCAGACAAATGGGATTCGGGTATTCCGGCGTTGCTGATGAACTACAGCTTCAGCGGTGCAAATACCGAAGCGCGTGATAACGACACCCGTAATTCCAATACCTATTACCTGAACCTGCGTTCCGGCGCGAATCTGGGTGCCTGGCGTTTGCGTAACTATTCAACGTGGAACCGCGACAGCAAGGGAACCGATCACTGGGATTCCATCAATACATATTTGCAGCGCGATATTCAGGTGCTCAAAAGCCAGCTGACGCTCGGTGACAGCAACTCGCCGACGGAAGTTTTCGATACCGTACCTTTCCGCGGGCTTCAGCTGGCGACGGATGACGACATGTTACCCGACAGCATGAAAGGCTATTCGCCGGTCGTGCGCGGGATTGCGCGCAGTAACGCGCAGGTGACCATCCGCCAGAACGGCTACGTCATTTATCAGAGCTATGTCCCGGCGGGGGCGTTCGCGATTTCCGACCTGTATCCGACGGCGGGCAGTGGTGACCTGAATGTCACCATCAAAGAAGCCGACGGCAGTGAGCAGAATCTGGTTGTGCCGTTCGCGTCGGTACCGGTGCTGCAACGTGAAGGTCATCTGAAATACAGCTTCACCAGCGGTCAGTACCGTTCTTACAGCAGCGATGTTGAGAAAACGCCGTTCACGCAGGGTACCGCCATTTATGGTTTATCCCACGGCGCCACGGTGTACGGCGGTTTGCAGGCGGCGAGTAAATATCAGTCGCTGGCGGCCGGTCTCGGGCAAAACCTCGGGGCCATCGGGGCCTTGTCAGCGGATATCACCCAGGCGTGGACCAAACAGGAAGATAACCCCAAAGACAGCGGTCAGTCATACCGCGTGCGTTACGGTAAAAGTTTCGTTGAATCGGGCACGAACTTCAGTCTGGCCAGTTACCGCTATTCCACGCAGGGCTTCTATACCCTGAAAGAAGCGCTCGAAAGTTACTCCGGCGGTAACGGCTATTACTCCGACCATAAGAAGAGCCGGGCAGAACTGACGCTGAGCCAGAACTTATGGGAAAAAGCCGGTGCGATGTCCCTGAGCCTGGTGAAGGAAGAATACTGGAACAACAACCGTTCTACCGAGTCTGCCAGCGTGGGTTACAACAACACCTGGAAAGGCGTTTCTTACGGCCTCAACTACACCTACAACCGCAACGGTACTGACAGTAACGGCAACCGCACGTACTACACCGACCAGATTGTTGCCATCAATATCAGCGTGCCGCTGAGTCAGTGGCTGGCGGGCAGTTATGCCACATACAACCTCAACACCAGCAAAAATGGCAACACCACGCAAAACGTCGGCCTGAGCGGAACGGCGCTGGCGGATAACAACCTGAACTACAGCATCAATCAGGGTTATGGCAGCCAGGGACAAGGTTCCAACGGGTACGCGAGTGCGGACTACAAGGGCGGTTATGGCGAAGTTAACGCCGGTTACGGTTATGACAACAGCCAGCGCCGCATGGATTACGGCCTGCAGGGCGGCATTCTGGTGCACGAAAACGGCGTGACGTTATCGCAACCGCTGAGCGAAACCATTGTTCTGGTGAAAGCACCGGGGGCGGATGACGTCAGTATTGCCAGCAACACCGGTGTCAAAACTGACTGGCGCGGATATGCGGTTGTGCCGTATGCCACGGCGTACCGTCGCAACCAGATTTCACTCGATACCTCAACGTTACCGGACAACGTGGATATGACGCTGACCAGTACGGCGGTGATCCCTACCCGCGGCGCGGTGGTGCGTGCGGACTTCGATCCTAACGTCGGCCAGCGTGTCCTGATGACCCTGACCCGTGCGGACGGCCAGCCGGTTCCGTTTGGTGCGATGGCAACCAACACCTCCGGTAAAAACGGCAACAGCAGCATCGTGGGCGACAGCGGACAAGTGTATCTGTCCGGTATGGCTGACGCGGGCAAGCTGGACGTGAAATGGGGCAACGGCGCATCACAAACGTGTCAGGTGAATTACAGCCTGTCTGAACAGTCTGCCGGTTCGGGGATTCAGATGGTTAACGGAGCCTGCCGGTGA
- a CDS encoding tyrosine-type DNA invertase translates to MSGRKYLTQIEMEKLVGTVSTGVNRVRDKCMLLMCFIHGLRVSELANLKVKDIELSTKIIYITRLKNGFSVQHPIQDREITFIKEWLNTRPQYLDSDSEWLFLSRHGGQLSRQQLYRLFRKYGEDAGINVAVHPHMLRHACGYALADTGCDTRLIQDYLGHRNIQNTVIYTASNAGRFRSITI, encoded by the coding sequence ATGAGCGGGAGAAAATATTTAACTCAGATTGAGATGGAAAAGCTCGTCGGTACCGTCTCGACAGGCGTAAACCGGGTTCGAGATAAATGCATGTTATTAATGTGTTTCATCCACGGGCTTCGGGTGAGTGAACTGGCCAACTTAAAAGTGAAGGATATTGAGCTTTCAACAAAAATAATTTACATCACACGGCTTAAAAATGGATTCTCTGTTCAGCATCCTATCCAGGATCGGGAAATAACGTTTATTAAGGAATGGCTTAATACAAGGCCACAATATCTTGACTCTGATAGCGAATGGTTATTTCTTTCCCGTCACGGCGGGCAACTGTCCCGACAGCAACTCTATCGTTTGTTTCGTAAATATGGCGAGGACGCGGGAATTAATGTGGCCGTGCATCCGCATATGCTCAGACACGCCTGTGGTTATGCGCTGGCAGATACCGGCTGCGATACCCGGTTGATTCAGGATTATCTCGGCCACAGAAATATTCAGAACACAGTGATTTATACCGCCAGTAATGCCGGGCGGTTCAGGTCGATCACGATATAA
- a CDS encoding response regulator transcription factor, whose translation MMNSLNSVRFDQHGFVSTAAAAYPQGAFIMDACPVTALGMKKMLVDSAGFTGPFTYVQSLAAIPEKMAGAPPVLLIMDICGEKESVLDGLRLLSQIATSSPSTKIVICTDYSDHRILELLASSGAHGLLLKNEPVLALSQCVTEVLEGASQWISPRARQILSGTGQTTTPLTARELDVLAYLFSGLSVSGVAQTLHRDIRTVSTHKRNAMMKLGFHNDSELFAHGSWMAKIGPSAIM comes from the coding sequence ATGATGAACAGTTTAAACAGCGTCAGATTTGATCAGCATGGTTTCGTTTCTACCGCAGCGGCGGCTTATCCGCAGGGGGCATTCATTATGGATGCCTGTCCGGTCACCGCGCTGGGCATGAAAAAGATGCTGGTCGACTCTGCCGGGTTTACCGGACCTTTTACCTATGTTCAGTCTCTTGCCGCGATCCCGGAGAAAATGGCTGGCGCGCCGCCTGTATTGCTGATTATGGATATTTGCGGGGAGAAAGAGTCGGTGCTTGACGGGTTACGCCTGCTGTCACAAATCGCAACGTCCAGCCCGTCAACGAAAATTGTGATTTGTACGGACTACAGCGACCACCGGATCCTGGAACTTCTGGCGTCTTCCGGAGCCCACGGTCTTCTGCTTAAAAATGAGCCGGTACTGGCGCTCAGCCAGTGCGTTACAGAAGTTCTGGAAGGCGCTTCTCAGTGGATAAGCCCGCGAGCCAGACAAATCCTTTCCGGTACCGGACAAACCACCACGCCGCTCACCGCGCGTGAACTGGATGTTCTTGCCTATCTGTTTTCAGGTCTCAGCGTTTCGGGGGTCGCGCAAACCCTGCACCGGGATATCCGCACCGTCAGCACGCATAAGCGCAATGCGATGATGAAACTGGGTTTTCACAACGACAGCGAGCTCTTTGCTCATGGCTCATGGATGGCAAAAATCGGCCCGTCCGCGATCATGTAA
- a CDS encoding response regulator transcription factor: protein MNKLRIKPRTIALMDSHPLTLSGLSYLVKSIDTTCDIRMEETSLGRIAEGLMYQSVDILITDLHGSQETVAAGQEILQRLSLQFPQLIIVVYTLCNDADKLKKLLKFGNISLIARGESPVITDDLFRHALARKKVLSPLICCALAEPTEKNHRARLRLTQSEDEIIKYLLNGMSLSQIAELKNLSIKTVSAHKCNVMRKLHITTDAELFLQLKSGM, encoded by the coding sequence ATGAATAAATTGCGCATCAAACCCCGGACGATTGCCCTGATGGACAGTCATCCCCTGACGCTTTCCGGGTTGTCATATCTGGTCAAATCCATTGATACGACGTGTGATATCCGGATGGAAGAGACCAGTCTGGGCAGAATTGCAGAGGGCCTGATGTACCAGTCTGTCGATATTTTGATCACGGACCTTCATGGCTCTCAGGAAACTGTCGCGGCGGGGCAGGAAATCCTCCAGCGCCTGAGTCTGCAATTCCCTCAGCTTATTATCGTGGTCTATACGCTGTGCAATGACGCTGACAAACTCAAAAAGTTACTCAAATTCGGCAACATCAGCCTGATTGCACGCGGAGAATCACCGGTGATAACGGATGATTTATTCCGGCATGCTCTGGCCAGAAAAAAAGTGTTAAGCCCGCTGATTTGCTGTGCTCTGGCTGAACCCACGGAGAAAAATCACCGTGCGCGGCTAAGGCTGACGCAGAGTGAGGATGAGATCATCAAGTACCTGCTCAATGGCATGAGCCTCAGCCAGATTGCGGAATTGAAAAATCTCAGCATCAAAACCGTCAGCGCCCATAAGTGTAATGTGATGCGCAAGCTGCACATCACGACCGATGCGGAATTGTTTTTGCAACTGAAAAGCGGCATGTGA
- the flhA gene encoding flagellar biosynthesis protein FlhA — protein sequence MANLAAMLRLPANFKSGQWQVLAGPILILMILSMMVLPLPPFLLDLLFTFNIALSIMVLLVAMFTQRTLDFAAFPTILLFSTLLRLSLNVASTRVILLEGHTGGAAAGRVIEAFGHFLVGGNFAIGIVVFIILVLINFMVITKGAGRIAEVGARFVLDGMPGKQMAIDADLNAGLIGEDEAKKRRSDVTQEADFYGSMDGASKFVRGDAVAGLMIMIINVVGGLLVGVLQHGMDLGHAAESYTLLTIGDGLVAQIPALVISTAAGVIVTRVGTNQDVGEQMVTQLFRNPRVMMLSAGVLGLLGMVPGMPNLVFLLFTSALLALAWWTRGQEQKAPQAKEAAPSAADSGKQLVEASWSDVQLEDPLGMEVGYRLIPMVDFAQNGELLGRIRSIRKKFAQEMGYLPPVIHIRDNLELPPAGYRILMKGVEIGTGTAHPGRWMAINPGNAIGELPGEPTVDPAFGLAAVWIEPAMREQAQIQGFTVVEASTVVATHLNHLISQHAQELFGRQETQELMERVTKEMPKLTEDFIPGVISLTNMHKVLQNLLSERVSIRDMRTIVETLAEYAPSQSDPNELTSVVRVALGRAITQQWFPGNGEVQVIGLDTALERLLLQALQSGGGLEPGLADRLLTQSEAALQRQDMLSAPPVLLVNHALRPLLSRFLRRSLPQIVVMSNLEMTDSRQIRMTATIGGE from the coding sequence ATGGCTAATCTGGCCGCGATGCTGCGTTTACCCGCCAACTTTAAGTCCGGACAATGGCAGGTTCTGGCAGGACCCATCCTCATCCTGATGATCCTGTCGATGATGGTGCTGCCTTTGCCGCCGTTCCTCCTCGACTTGTTGTTCACGTTCAACATTGCGCTGTCCATCATGGTGCTGCTGGTGGCGATGTTCACCCAGCGGACGCTGGATTTTGCGGCTTTCCCGACCATCCTGCTGTTCTCCACCTTACTGCGCCTGTCGCTCAACGTAGCGTCTACCCGTGTGATCTTACTTGAAGGTCACACCGGCGGTGCGGCGGCGGGACGGGTTATCGAAGCGTTCGGCCACTTCCTGGTGGGCGGCAACTTCGCCATTGGTATCGTGGTGTTTATCATCCTGGTGCTGATTAACTTCATGGTTATCACCAAGGGTGCCGGGCGTATCGCCGAAGTGGGCGCGCGTTTCGTCCTTGACGGGATGCCGGGTAAACAGATGGCGATCGACGCTGACCTTAACGCCGGTCTGATTGGCGAAGATGAAGCGAAAAAACGCCGCAGTGACGTGACGCAGGAAGCGGACTTCTACGGTTCGATGGACGGTGCGAGTAAGTTCGTGCGCGGTGACGCCGTCGCCGGTCTGATGATCATGATCATCAACGTGGTCGGCGGCCTGCTGGTGGGCGTGCTGCAACACGGGATGGATCTCGGCCACGCCGCCGAAAGTTACACCTTGCTGACCATCGGTGACGGTCTGGTCGCGCAGATCCCGGCGCTGGTGATTTCCACCGCTGCCGGTGTGATCGTGACCCGCGTCGGCACCAATCAGGACGTCGGCGAGCAGATGGTCACCCAACTGTTCCGCAATCCGCGCGTCATGATGCTGAGCGCCGGTGTTCTGGGGCTTCTCGGCATGGTGCCGGGCATGCCAAACCTGGTGTTCCTGCTGTTCACCTCGGCACTTCTGGCATTGGCCTGGTGGACGCGGGGTCAGGAGCAGAAAGCTCCGCAGGCAAAAGAAGCCGCGCCGTCGGCAGCCGACAGCGGCAAACAATTGGTGGAAGCCAGCTGGTCAGACGTTCAGCTTGAAGATCCGCTGGGAATGGAAGTGGGCTACCGCCTGATCCCGATGGTGGATTTTGCACAAAACGGCGAACTGCTGGGACGTATCCGCAGCATCCGTAAGAAATTCGCGCAGGAAATGGGGTATCTGCCGCCGGTGATCCACATCCGCGACAACCTCGAATTACCGCCTGCCGGTTACCGCATCCTGATGAAAGGGGTCGAAATCGGCACGGGCACCGCGCATCCGGGGCGCTGGATGGCGATCAATCCGGGTAACGCCATCGGGGAACTGCCGGGTGAGCCGACGGTCGATCCGGCATTCGGGCTGGCGGCGGTGTGGATTGAACCGGCCATGCGCGAACAGGCGCAGATTCAGGGCTTCACCGTGGTGGAAGCCAGTACGGTGGTGGCAACGCACCTGAATCACCTGATCAGTCAACATGCGCAAGAACTGTTTGGCCGTCAGGAAACGCAGGAGCTGATGGAACGTGTCACCAAGGAAATGCCGAAGCTGACCGAAGATTTCATTCCGGGCGTGATTTCGCTGACCAACATGCACAAGGTGCTGCAAAATCTGTTATCCGAACGTGTGTCGATTCGCGACATGCGCACGATTGTCGAAACGCTGGCGGAATATGCGCCGAGCCAGTCCGACCCGAACGAACTGACGTCTGTGGTGCGTGTGGCACTGGGTCGTGCGATTACCCAGCAATGGTTCCCCGGTAACGGCGAAGTACAGGTTATCGGCCTGGATACGGCGCTCGAACGCCTGCTGCTTCAGGCGTTGCAAAGCGGCGGCGGCTTGGAGCCGGGGCTGGCTGACCGTCTGTTAACGCAATCGGAAGCCGCGTTACAGCGCCAGGATATGCTCAGTGCACCGCCGGTTCTGCTGGTGAACCACGCGCTGCGTCCGCTGTTGTCACGCTTCCTGCGCCGCTCGTTGCCACAGATTGTGGTGATGTCGAATCTCGAAATGACCGACAGCCGCCAGATCCGCATGACTGCGACCATCGGCGGTGAATAA
- a CDS encoding fimbrial protein gives MNFQRNKQHLATVLMLGAAFVLTSQAAKADTIMNITGNIKASPCSINVPTGGLNVDLGQNIQASGLVAAGTASDWKSFSIALTACPTSTTAVTLTMSGTPDDADSTMYVNTGTAENAQIEVQSSDGTRLGNAAKYSKEIDAASRGAEFDLQARAYTVNGNVTPGTISGVLLATFTYN, from the coding sequence ATGAACTTTCAACGGAATAAACAGCATCTTGCCACGGTGCTGATGCTGGGCGCGGCTTTTGTGCTGACTTCGCAAGCCGCGAAGGCTGACACCATCATGAACATTACCGGCAATATCAAGGCGTCACCGTGTTCGATCAATGTGCCGACTGGCGGGCTGAATGTCGATCTTGGGCAGAATATTCAGGCTTCAGGTCTGGTGGCCGCGGGCACCGCGTCTGACTGGAAATCATTTTCCATCGCGCTGACCGCCTGCCCGACATCGACGACGGCAGTTACCCTGACGATGAGCGGTACACCGGATGACGCCGACAGCACGATGTATGTGAATACCGGGACGGCGGAAAACGCGCAAATCGAGGTGCAAAGCAGCGATGGTACGCGTCTGGGCAACGCCGCGAAGTATTCAAAAGAGATTGATGCGGCCAGCCGGGGCGCTGAATTCGACCTGCAGGCCCGCGCGTATACCGTTAACGGTAATGTGACGCCGGGAACCATCAGCGGTGTTCTGCTGGCGACGTTTACCTACAACTAG
- a CDS encoding fimbrial protein — protein sequence MNNQHPEQSVERENVHMASEIIHPRISLWGKTCALVCFSLSVWAMSTAAQAASCSPTDGTKTYNFPMDYLLSDPAQNMAGTVKPDAYTWNLTGNYNVTCSCTGNYTGAYATAKVPDTGMVYSDGTLNYYTINDYLAVASKVYIAGRVSDFIATPFEGRSNLNTATSCDRYPYATGSRGSVSLYFRRPFVGVQTIPLTKIVDVYIATDATTQSPTPVSTVWMSGTVTVPQSCVINGGGVITVPFGDIMSGDISTKGEMAKNFTPKNVAFNVACTNISDGVQVSLSFQGTPDANDPTALATTNGDVAVRILNAAGTTIAPVSGFLPLNMDYASQVGTSEINLYPFNATGNAPETGNFTATATIRAEIQ from the coding sequence ATGAATAATCAACATCCTGAGCAGTCAGTGGAAAGGGAAAACGTACATATGGCCTCTGAAATCATTCACCCCCGCATCTCTTTATGGGGAAAAACCTGTGCGCTGGTTTGTTTCAGCCTGTCTGTCTGGGCGATGAGCACCGCGGCACAGGCGGCAAGCTGTTCGCCAACGGACGGCACTAAAACCTATAACTTTCCCATGGATTACCTGCTGAGCGACCCGGCACAGAACATGGCAGGAACGGTGAAACCGGACGCGTACACCTGGAACCTGACCGGAAACTATAACGTCACCTGTTCCTGTACGGGTAACTATACCGGCGCATACGCGACCGCCAAAGTGCCGGATACCGGCATGGTCTACAGCGACGGGACGCTGAACTATTACACGATCAACGATTACCTCGCGGTGGCCAGTAAGGTGTATATCGCCGGGAGGGTGAGTGACTTTATCGCGACGCCTTTTGAAGGGCGCAGCAACCTCAATACGGCGACCAGTTGCGACAGATACCCGTACGCGACAGGGTCAAGAGGCTCGGTTTCCCTGTACTTCCGTCGTCCTTTTGTCGGTGTCCAGACCATCCCGCTGACGAAAATTGTTGATGTGTATATCGCGACCGATGCCACGACGCAGTCCCCGACGCCGGTCTCTACCGTCTGGATGAGCGGAACGGTGACCGTGCCGCAATCCTGCGTGATTAACGGCGGCGGTGTGATCACCGTGCCTTTCGGCGACATCATGTCGGGCGATATTTCCACCAAAGGTGAGATGGCGAAAAACTTCACGCCGAAGAATGTCGCCTTCAACGTCGCTTGTACCAACATCTCAGACGGGGTTCAGGTCAGCCTTTCCTTCCAGGGAACGCCGGATGCCAACGATCCGACCGCGCTGGCGACCACCAACGGGGATGTGGCAGTCAGAATTCTGAATGCAGCGGGGACAACGATTGCGCCGGTGAGTGGTTTCTTACCGCTGAACATGGATTACGCGTCTCAGGTGGGAACATCAGAAATCAACTTATATCCGTTTAACGCCACGGGTAATGCGCCGGAAACCGGGAATTTTACGGCGACCGCCACGATCCGCGCTGAAATACAGTAA
- a CDS encoding fimbrial protein, whose protein sequence is MKGLMKTSSLALVIFTGLSQSSFADPTQININGTVVASACTVENDGSPVQVTLDTLEAKSLATAGESGEWKTFDLKLINCPATTTVSTATFAGTPATANANMYANTGTATNVEVELQNTAGTQLGNGATYAVNVDASTHEVVYPLQARAYTTAGSVTPGSIVGSVQATFTYQ, encoded by the coding sequence ATGAAAGGACTTATGAAAACCTCATCGCTGGCCCTCGTCATTTTCACTGGCCTGAGCCAGAGCAGCTTTGCGGATCCGACACAAATCAACATTAACGGCACGGTCGTCGCCTCCGCCTGTACCGTTGAAAACGACGGTTCTCCGGTGCAGGTCACGCTCGATACGCTGGAAGCCAAGTCGCTGGCAACGGCGGGAGAATCAGGTGAATGGAAAACCTTTGATTTGAAACTGATCAATTGCCCGGCAACCACCACCGTCAGTACGGCGACGTTTGCGGGAACGCCTGCCACGGCGAATGCCAACATGTATGCCAATACCGGTACCGCGACCAATGTAGAAGTTGAACTGCAAAACACGGCGGGGACACAACTGGGTAACGGTGCGACTTACGCGGTAAACGTCGATGCCAGCACCCATGAAGTGGTCTACCCGTTGCAGGCACGCGCTTACACCACTGCCGGTTCTGTCACGCCGGGCTCGATCGTCGGTTCTGTTCAGGCCACCTTCACTTACCAGTAA